The following proteins are encoded in a genomic region of Mycolicibacterium confluentis:
- a CDS encoding lytic transglycosylase domain-containing protein, which yields MTTASCCGTRSALLVAVLLALGGCSSAEDPAAPSPTTSATSSKTEAAAPSSTPEVPRGELAEDPVQIADDLVDDDRTLRDPSSSEAARAAAAQRQQAAYRMLGRDLDRESIVRTRMPPGLLECYDRNIDARRNLAALGQSSGIRDTVPAWRIVTPAPADELLAHYREAEAATGVPWAHLAAINFIETGFGRIEGTSTAGAQGPMQFMPTTWAEYGAGGDIHAPRDAIMAAARFLAAQGFTADRDNALFRYNNSDRYVRAVNDYAAVMDSDPAAFRGYHRWQVYYVTTAGDVLLPLGYSETAPIPVAEYLARPSASPPRPTR from the coding sequence ATGACCACAGCGTCTTGCTGCGGGACGCGCTCGGCGCTTCTCGTCGCTGTTCTGCTGGCACTCGGCGGGTGTTCGAGCGCGGAGGATCCAGCGGCCCCGTCACCCACCACTTCCGCGACCTCTTCGAAGACCGAGGCGGCCGCCCCGTCGTCGACGCCGGAGGTCCCGCGCGGGGAACTGGCGGAGGACCCCGTGCAGATCGCCGATGACCTCGTCGACGACGACCGCACGCTGCGTGACCCGTCGTCGTCGGAGGCCGCCCGGGCCGCGGCCGCGCAGCGGCAGCAGGCGGCCTATCGCATGCTCGGACGCGATCTCGACCGGGAGTCGATTGTGCGGACTCGGATGCCGCCGGGGCTCTTGGAGTGCTATGACCGCAACATCGACGCGCGCCGCAACCTCGCCGCGTTGGGGCAGAGTTCCGGCATCCGCGACACGGTGCCGGCGTGGCGGATCGTCACACCGGCGCCGGCCGATGAACTGCTGGCGCACTACCGCGAGGCGGAAGCGGCCACCGGAGTGCCCTGGGCCCACCTCGCGGCGATCAATTTCATCGAGACCGGTTTCGGCCGCATCGAGGGCACGAGCACCGCCGGTGCTCAGGGGCCGATGCAGTTCATGCCCACCACGTGGGCCGAATACGGTGCGGGCGGTGACATTCACGCCCCGCGCGATGCCATCATGGCGGCGGCCCGATTCCTTGCCGCGCAGGGTTTTACGGCCGATCGCGACAACGCCTTGTTCCGCTACAACAACTCCGACAGATATGTCCGGGCGGTCAACGACTATGCCGCGGTGATGGACTCCGATCCGGCGGCTTTTCGCGGGTATCACCGGTGGCAGGTCTACTACGTCACCACCGCCGGCGATGTTCTGCTGCCCCTTGGCTACTCGGAGACTGCGCCGATCCCGGTCGCGGAGTACCTGGCCCGTCCATCGGCTTCTCCACCGAGGCCGACACGCTGA
- a CDS encoding Ntn hydrolase family protein has protein sequence MTVVIALRCADGLVMGSDSQITDPGRGLTYPDQKLHALGKRAAWGGSGSRAVLHDLEQIFGSEPESILESDDIGRALQARAVPVLKHHYENFIENVPAQKSSGATPATYLLAAGYTGGQPFIADIDPHGLIGRHEDTGFQAIGSGAPMAQQAYTLMENFTMSDRGVDYGLLGVLRVLDALAVSSPSVGGPMDLCRITSEEAHHLDPDEVAEVREQVSRWKDRERETLDNLFG, from the coding sequence ATGACCGTTGTCATCGCCCTGCGCTGTGCGGATGGTCTGGTCATGGGCTCGGATTCACAGATCACCGACCCCGGCCGCGGACTGACCTACCCCGACCAGAAGCTGCACGCGTTGGGTAAGCGTGCGGCGTGGGGTGGCAGCGGCTCCCGCGCGGTGCTTCATGACCTCGAGCAGATCTTCGGGTCCGAGCCCGAATCCATCCTCGAATCCGACGACATCGGCCGCGCCCTGCAGGCGCGCGCCGTACCCGTGCTCAAACATCACTACGAGAACTTCATCGAGAACGTCCCAGCGCAGAAGTCCAGCGGCGCCACTCCGGCGACGTATCTGCTGGCGGCCGGCTACACCGGAGGCCAGCCCTTCATCGCGGACATCGACCCGCACGGACTGATCGGCCGTCACGAGGACACCGGATTCCAGGCAATCGGCAGCGGCGCACCGATGGCGCAGCAGGCCTACACGCTGATGGAGAACTTCACGATGTCCGACCGCGGAGTCGACTACGGCCTGCTGGGCGTGCTGCGGGTGCTCGACGCGCTGGCCGTCTCGTCGCCGAGCGTGGGTGGCCCGATGGACCTGTGCAGGATCACTTCCGAGGAGGCGCACCACCTCGATCCCGACGAGGTCGCCGAGGTCCGCGAACAGGTGAGCCGATGGAAGGACCGCGAGCGGGAAACGCTCGACAACCTCTTCGGCTAG
- a CDS encoding TetR/AcrR family transcriptional regulator → MTQQPTGGPSDGESSEALDRKNGQITRSLILRSALEIIDRDGVDALSMRRLSDAVNRDTTVLYRHLPNKAAVLDGVAEIVLSQLAVDTADRDWSGQLRAVAHRFRALALDHPKVVPLLVTRPLATPLGQRPPGTLRPLENILALLTSNGFASKDALRVYRVLFAYLHGHILTELQEVIERPEETDHVLQLGLHRLPITEFPHIRSVAPALATYDGAAELDRGLDLLLTGLTATLTYADGTSCTTTAALHDRSCESPELLRPR, encoded by the coding sequence ATGACGCAGCAACCGACTGGTGGCCCCTCTGACGGCGAGTCATCGGAGGCTCTCGACCGCAAGAACGGTCAGATCACCCGGTCCCTCATACTGCGATCAGCACTGGAGATCATCGACCGTGACGGCGTCGACGCACTGTCGATGCGCCGACTCAGCGACGCCGTGAACCGCGACACGACAGTGCTTTACCGTCACCTACCAAACAAAGCCGCCGTCCTCGACGGGGTGGCCGAGATCGTCTTGAGTCAGCTTGCGGTGGACACCGCCGACCGAGACTGGTCGGGCCAGTTGCGCGCCGTCGCACATCGATTCCGCGCGTTGGCCCTCGACCACCCCAAGGTGGTGCCGCTGCTGGTCACCCGGCCTCTGGCCACCCCACTTGGGCAACGGCCACCGGGCACTCTGCGGCCCCTTGAGAACATCCTCGCCCTGCTGACCTCCAACGGGTTCGCCAGCAAAGACGCCCTCCGCGTCTACCGGGTGCTTTTCGCCTATCTGCACGGCCACATCCTGACCGAACTCCAGGAGGTCATCGAGAGACCCGAAGAGACCGATCATGTCCTCCAGCTCGGGCTCCATCGGCTGCCGATCACGGAGTTCCCCCACATACGTTCGGTGGCACCTGCGTTGGCCACCTACGACGGAGCCGCCGAACTCGACCGTGGCCTCGACCTTCTTCTCACTGGTCTCACCGCCACCCTCACCTATGCCGACGGAACCTCCTGCACCACCACAGCCGCGCTCCACGACCGCTCCTGCGAATCCCCCGAACTGCTGCGCCCCCGCTGA
- a CDS encoding aminoglycoside phosphotransferase family protein: MGDVVGAVVDSLMEQWDLRPDGPAIHGSRSLVVPVRTSASLPAVLKVGGPDAPDSQEHLVLRRWAGDGAARLLRADPRRRALLLERLQARSLAAVPDVEACGVIADLYRRLHVPAMPQLSPLGSQVQDWVRDFGALPRSAPIPRRLVEQASALGRELAGERVDSERVLHGYLHYGTVLASDRQPWLSISPRPLNGDPHAEIAPMLWHRWDDLAGHIRDGVRARFWALADAAGFDEDRARAWVIVRVVHEATRELARGAAADGAALTRFVAIAKAVQD; this comes from the coding sequence GTGGGTGACGTGGTCGGCGCTGTCGTGGACAGCCTCATGGAGCAGTGGGATCTTCGCCCCGACGGCCCAGCCATCCACGGTTCCCGTTCCCTCGTGGTGCCGGTGCGCACGTCGGCTTCCCTGCCGGCCGTGCTCAAGGTCGGCGGGCCCGATGCGCCGGACAGTCAGGAGCACCTTGTGCTTCGGCGGTGGGCTGGTGACGGCGCGGCGCGTCTGCTGCGGGCCGACCCACGTCGGCGCGCGCTGCTGCTCGAACGCCTGCAGGCGCGCAGCCTTGCGGCGGTGCCCGACGTCGAGGCCTGCGGTGTGATCGCCGATCTGTACCGACGCCTGCACGTACCGGCCATGCCGCAGCTGAGCCCACTGGGGTCCCAGGTCCAGGACTGGGTGCGCGACTTCGGGGCACTGCCTCGCAGCGCGCCGATCCCGCGCCGCCTTGTCGAGCAGGCGAGCGCACTGGGACGCGAATTGGCTGGGGAGCGCGTCGATTCCGAGCGGGTGCTGCATGGCTATCTGCATTACGGCACGGTGTTGGCCTCCGATCGCCAACCGTGGCTGAGCATCTCGCCTCGGCCCCTCAACGGCGATCCGCACGCCGAGATCGCGCCGATGCTCTGGCACCGCTGGGACGATCTTGCGGGTCATATCCGCGACGGTGTTCGGGCGCGGTTCTGGGCGCTGGCCGACGCCGCGGGTTTCGATGAGGACCGTGCCCGGGCATGGGTGATCGTGCGTGTGGTCCATGAGGCGACGCGCGAATTGGCCAGGGGCGCAGCCGCAGACGGTGCGGCATTGACCCGGTTCGTCGCGATCGCCAAGGCGGTCCAGGATTAG
- a CDS encoding PAS and ANTAR domain-containing protein, which produces MPDPSSAPDAETDALAQAAGDLSVGSFRFWFLSQRWEWSDRVARMHGYEPGTVTPTTELLLSHKHPEDRQHVQELLDKALHSGGSFSSRHRFIDTAGQEHAVLVLADRMVDDRGAVVGTEGYYVDLTPTVDQARRDALETLPGMFRSRAAIEQAKGMLMLVYRIGADQAFELLQWRSQHTNTKLRTLATQVVAAASAEDLGSDALRRRFDHLLLTAHTRTNG; this is translated from the coding sequence ATGCCCGACCCGTCATCCGCTCCGGACGCCGAGACCGACGCGTTGGCCCAGGCCGCCGGGGATCTGAGTGTCGGCAGCTTCCGGTTCTGGTTCCTGAGCCAGCGCTGGGAATGGTCCGATCGGGTGGCACGCATGCATGGCTACGAGCCCGGAACCGTGACCCCCACCACCGAACTGCTGCTGTCACACAAGCATCCGGAGGACCGGCAGCACGTTCAGGAGCTTCTCGACAAGGCGCTGCACTCGGGCGGGTCGTTCTCCAGCCGACATAGGTTCATCGACACCGCGGGGCAGGAACACGCCGTCCTCGTGCTCGCCGACCGCATGGTCGACGATCGCGGCGCGGTGGTGGGCACCGAGGGTTACTACGTCGACCTGACCCCGACCGTCGACCAGGCCCGGCGGGACGCACTCGAGACGTTGCCGGGCATGTTCAGGTCCCGCGCGGCTATCGAGCAGGCCAAGGGCATGCTGATGCTGGTCTACCGGATCGGCGCCGACCAGGCCTTCGAACTGCTCCAGTGGCGGTCGCAGCACACCAACACCAAGCTCCGGACGCTCGCGACCCAGGTGGTGGCCGCGGCGAGCGCCGAGGATCTCGGCTCGGACGCACTGCGCCGCCGGTTCGACCACCTGCTGCTCACCGCACACACCCGCACTAACGGGTGA
- a CDS encoding STAS domain-containing protein: MGQLDIRQDVHDGAIVVSAEGEVDSGNVGELAAHLDEARGAAATSQRRLLVIELDRVKYFGSAGLSAVLDCHERGGVEGVTVRLAASNTEVLRPIEVTKLDEVLHLYDTVAAATHDDGRD, encoded by the coding sequence GTGGGGCAACTGGACATACGGCAGGACGTCCACGACGGGGCGATCGTCGTGTCGGCCGAGGGTGAAGTCGACTCCGGCAACGTGGGTGAACTGGCCGCACATCTCGACGAGGCGCGCGGCGCCGCCGCGACGTCGCAGCGCAGGCTTCTCGTCATCGAGTTGGACCGCGTGAAGTACTTCGGCAGTGCAGGGCTCAGCGCGGTGCTGGACTGCCATGAGCGGGGCGGCGTTGAGGGGGTCACGGTGCGGCTCGCGGCAAGCAACACCGAGGTGCTGCGCCCGATCGAGGTGACCAAGCTCGACGAGGTGCTCCACCTCTACGACACGGTTGCCGCGGCCACCCACGACGACGGCCGAGACTAG
- a CDS encoding SpoIIE family protein phosphatase, which yields MSARDPDRSPSSRVFADGGEVGRDLGQVDWDATPLGPPQQWPQSLQAAVGILLSSRFPMWMAWGPDLTFFCNDGYRRATLGEKYPWALGRPARDVWAEIWDDIGWRVHQVLDTGQATWDTALLLLLKRSGYIEETYHTFSYSPLRDDDGRVVGMLCVVSEDTDRVIGERRMSTLRDLGSDLSVVRNEEEILAFSDRQLSQNLRDLPFTLTYLFDDDGNARLAGTSGVPAGHAAAPDRLEAGDDTLWPVRPPAHGETVLVDLDEHRLPDLPTGAWPDPPTHALVVPLQQQGGSPSGFLVATLNRYRRLDDAYRGFVALVASHVATGLGLARSYQLQQRRAEELTELDRAKTTFFSNISHEFRTPLTLILDPVDALRQSPDLTPEARQELDVVWRNGLRLAKLVNSLLDFSRIEAGRGQAAYHPVDIGTVTADLASVFRSAVDRAGLSFEVDCPPLDMPVHLDLDMWEKVIFNLLSNALKFTCEGSIAVTARRDGDAAVIEVADTGIGVPEAEQSRLFERFYRIENVYARSNEGSGIGLALVKELVGLHGGTIDAVSAENEGTTFTIRVPFGTAHLPAAAVAAGSAPRTSGDGAQPYIEEVLRWLPSGSEPDNSAAPGTDTSPAQEKAPQTRILVADDNADMREYLARLLRSDGYRVDTAVDGREALEAVRADVPHLLISDVMMPRMDGLALVSALRADRRTALVPVLLLSARAGQEESITGLAAGADDYLVKPFTAAELLARARAIVHLARLRDHQSRWRAALVDSLQEAFFLCDEHGSVIEINAAFTEILGYDASGLPYEQRHPWWPSEGSDPDANRQSEEAFRTLLEQPHGILSAVPVIHRDGHRMWVTATFNHADDPDTGRRVTIGTLRDVTADHYQAQRETALAALSEQLAQAETLDGAVLAVAEGLQRVYNSDRVLAVTLPGRDDVDAAPSLFSVGDSAEWADLAQSTRATLTRLSHGDLLVADTSDAGTAGIALQHPRGVLVIYVELRERRAFTPEERTLLTVLAGRLGQGLQRVHLLDQQRETALALQHAILGPAVSSGFAVRYQPASRPLQVGGDWYDVVNLDDGRIGLVVGDCVGHGLSAATVMGQLRSACRALLLEHLSPAAALAGLDRFAMHLPGARCTTVFCGVLDPESGELVYSCAGHPPPILVHADLSTELLEDARAIPLGLPQHRARPEARVTIRPRATLVLYTDGLVERRRESLDDGIARAVDVVQDNRSVVLDGLAKQLMANLAPHSGYQDDVALLLYRQPAPLELEFASDAAQLAGVRTALRGWLQRAGVGRDQALDVLIATGEAIANAIEHGHRDTPGTVCLRATAWADRLKLTVIDTGRWVKPQPAPATAVTSFRGRGISLMRALMQDIDIEPDHTGTTVHLNARIA from the coding sequence ATGAGCGCCCGCGATCCCGACCGCTCACCGTCATCGAGGGTGTTCGCCGACGGCGGTGAGGTTGGCCGGGATCTCGGGCAGGTGGACTGGGACGCGACGCCACTGGGGCCACCGCAGCAGTGGCCGCAGAGCCTGCAGGCGGCGGTCGGAATTCTGCTGTCGTCACGGTTCCCGATGTGGATGGCCTGGGGGCCAGATCTGACGTTCTTCTGCAACGACGGCTACCGGCGCGCCACCCTGGGAGAAAAGTACCCGTGGGCGCTGGGCAGGCCCGCGCGGGACGTGTGGGCCGAGATCTGGGATGACATCGGATGGCGGGTGCATCAGGTGCTGGACACCGGTCAGGCGACCTGGGACACCGCGCTGCTGCTGTTGCTGAAACGCTCGGGATACATCGAGGAGACCTACCACACCTTTTCCTACAGTCCGCTGCGCGACGACGACGGCCGGGTCGTCGGAATGCTGTGCGTGGTCAGCGAGGACACCGACCGGGTGATCGGCGAGCGGCGGATGTCGACGCTGCGCGACTTGGGCTCGGACCTGAGTGTCGTCCGCAATGAAGAGGAGATCCTGGCCTTCTCCGACCGCCAGCTGAGCCAGAACCTGCGCGACCTGCCGTTCACGCTGACATATCTCTTCGACGACGACGGCAACGCCCGACTGGCCGGCACCAGCGGCGTCCCCGCGGGCCATGCCGCGGCGCCCGACCGTCTGGAAGCCGGGGACGACACCCTGTGGCCAGTGCGACCGCCGGCGCACGGCGAAACCGTCCTGGTCGACCTCGACGAGCACCGGTTGCCCGACCTGCCGACTGGCGCCTGGCCGGATCCTCCCACGCACGCCCTCGTGGTCCCGCTGCAGCAGCAGGGCGGTTCACCGTCCGGATTCCTGGTGGCCACACTCAACCGCTATCGCCGGCTCGACGACGCCTACCGCGGCTTCGTCGCGCTGGTGGCCTCGCACGTGGCCACCGGTCTCGGCCTCGCGCGCAGCTATCAACTGCAGCAGCGGCGGGCCGAGGAACTGACCGAACTTGACCGGGCCAAGACGACGTTCTTCTCGAACATCAGCCACGAGTTCCGCACCCCCCTGACGCTGATCCTTGACCCCGTCGACGCACTCCGGCAGTCCCCGGACCTCACGCCTGAGGCACGTCAGGAGCTGGACGTCGTGTGGCGCAACGGCTTACGGCTGGCAAAGCTGGTGAACTCGCTGCTCGATTTCTCACGAATCGAGGCCGGCCGGGGCCAGGCCGCCTACCACCCAGTCGACATCGGCACGGTCACCGCCGATTTGGCGAGTGTGTTCCGCTCCGCGGTCGATCGCGCCGGGCTGAGTTTCGAGGTGGACTGCCCGCCGCTGGACATGCCCGTGCACCTCGACCTCGACATGTGGGAGAAGGTGATCTTCAATCTGCTGTCGAACGCACTGAAGTTCACCTGCGAGGGCAGCATCGCCGTCACGGCACGTCGCGACGGGGACGCCGCGGTGATTGAGGTGGCGGACACCGGGATCGGGGTTCCGGAAGCCGAGCAGTCCCGGCTGTTCGAGCGGTTCTATCGGATCGAGAACGTGTACGCGCGCTCCAACGAGGGCAGCGGGATCGGTCTGGCCCTGGTCAAGGAACTCGTCGGCCTGCACGGTGGGACGATCGACGCCGTCAGTGCCGAGAACGAGGGCACGACCTTCACGATCCGTGTGCCGTTCGGCACCGCCCACCTGCCTGCCGCGGCGGTCGCAGCCGGTTCCGCCCCGCGCACCAGCGGCGACGGCGCACAACCGTACATCGAAGAGGTGTTGCGCTGGCTGCCCAGCGGATCCGAACCCGACAACAGCGCCGCCCCCGGAACCGACACCTCCCCGGCGCAGGAGAAAGCGCCGCAGACCCGCATCCTCGTCGCCGACGACAACGCCGACATGCGCGAGTACCTCGCGCGCCTGCTGCGCAGCGACGGCTATCGCGTCGACACCGCGGTCGACGGCCGCGAGGCCTTGGAAGCGGTCCGTGCCGACGTACCCCATCTGCTGATCAGTGACGTGATGATGCCACGCATGGACGGGCTGGCGCTGGTCAGTGCACTGCGGGCGGACCGGCGGACGGCGTTGGTGCCCGTTCTTCTGCTGTCCGCACGGGCCGGCCAGGAGGAATCGATCACCGGCCTCGCGGCCGGAGCCGACGACTACCTGGTTAAACCATTCACCGCGGCCGAACTGCTGGCCAGGGCCCGGGCCATCGTCCACCTGGCCCGCCTGCGCGACCACCAGTCGCGTTGGCGCGCAGCCCTGGTGGACTCCCTGCAGGAGGCGTTCTTCCTCTGCGATGAACACGGGTCGGTGATCGAGATCAACGCTGCGTTCACCGAGATCCTCGGATACGACGCGAGCGGACTGCCCTATGAGCAGCGGCATCCGTGGTGGCCTTCCGAGGGGTCCGACCCCGACGCCAACCGCCAGAGCGAAGAGGCGTTCCGAACCCTCCTGGAACAGCCGCACGGCATCCTCTCCGCGGTCCCCGTCATTCATCGCGACGGGCACCGGATGTGGGTCACCGCAACGTTCAACCACGCCGACGATCCCGACACCGGCAGGCGCGTCACCATCGGAACGCTGCGCGACGTCACGGCCGACCACTACCAGGCCCAGCGCGAGACCGCACTGGCGGCGCTCAGCGAACAACTCGCACAAGCGGAGACGTTGGACGGCGCTGTACTGGCCGTCGCAGAAGGCCTGCAGCGCGTCTACAACTCCGACCGCGTTCTGGCGGTCACATTGCCCGGGAGAGACGACGTGGACGCGGCGCCCTCATTGTTCTCGGTGGGCGATTCCGCCGAATGGGCCGATCTCGCTCAGTCCACGCGTGCGACCCTGACGCGGTTGTCGCACGGGGACCTGCTGGTGGCCGACACCAGTGACGCCGGCACGGCCGGCATCGCACTGCAGCATCCGCGCGGGGTTCTGGTCATCTACGTCGAACTTCGCGAGCGGAGGGCGTTCACCCCCGAAGAGCGCACGCTGCTGACCGTTCTGGCGGGTCGCCTCGGCCAGGGACTGCAGCGGGTTCATCTGCTCGACCAGCAGCGCGAGACCGCACTGGCACTGCAGCACGCGATCCTCGGGCCTGCGGTCTCAAGCGGGTTCGCGGTCCGCTACCAGCCCGCCAGCCGGCCGCTGCAGGTCGGCGGCGACTGGTACGACGTGGTCAACCTCGATGACGGCCGGATCGGACTCGTCGTCGGCGACTGTGTCGGACACGGCTTGTCGGCCGCCACAGTGATGGGCCAACTGCGCAGCGCCTGTCGCGCACTGCTGCTCGAACATCTCAGTCCCGCAGCGGCATTGGCCGGTTTGGACCGGTTCGCGATGCATCTGCCCGGCGCCCGTTGCACCACCGTCTTCTGCGGGGTGCTCGACCCGGAGTCCGGCGAACTGGTCTACTCCTGCGCCGGTCACCCACCGCCGATCCTGGTCCATGCCGACCTGTCCACCGAACTGTTGGAGGACGCCCGCGCGATACCGCTGGGACTGCCCCAACACCGAGCGCGCCCCGAGGCCCGTGTGACCATTCGACCGCGCGCGACTCTGGTTCTCTACACCGATGGCCTGGTGGAACGCCGGCGTGAATCGCTCGACGACGGCATCGCGCGGGCGGTCGATGTGGTGCAGGACAATCGCTCCGTCGTGCTGGACGGGCTGGCCAAGCAGCTGATGGCGAATCTGGCCCCCCACAGTGGTTACCAGGACGACGTCGCGCTGCTGCTGTATCGACAACCGGCCCCCTTGGAGTTGGAATTCGCCTCTGACGCAGCACAACTCGCGGGCGTGCGGACCGCCCTCCGCGGCTGGCTGCAGCGGGCCGGCGTGGGCAGGGACCAGGCTCTCGACGTCCTGATCGCCACCGGCGAGGCCATTGCGAATGCGATCGAGCACGGCCATCGCGACACCCCGGGCACGGTGTGCCTGCGCGCGACCGCCTGGGCTGATCGATTGAAGCTCACAGTGATCGACACCGGGAGGTGGGTGAAACCGCAACCCGCCCCCGCCACCGCCGTCACGTCGTTCCGCGGTCGCGGAATCAGCTTGATGCGCGCGTTGATGCAGGACATCGACATTGAACCGGATCACACCGGCACCACCGTCCATCTGAATGCGAGGATCGCCTGA
- a CDS encoding STAS domain-containing protein, which produces MATPLDLRNRRLPDGTPVLAAVGELDLSNIAAFSAAVTETRASAPKGTRVTLDLSEVSYLDSGAINVLFDHVDGVDIVAHPDLMAVLKISGLSDVGSVRSAP; this is translated from the coding sequence ATGGCCACCCCGCTGGACCTGCGCAACCGTCGTCTGCCGGACGGCACTCCAGTCTTGGCGGCCGTGGGCGAATTGGATCTCAGCAACATCGCCGCCTTCTCTGCGGCCGTCACGGAGACGCGCGCGTCGGCCCCGAAGGGGACTCGGGTCACCCTCGACCTCAGCGAGGTCTCCTATCTCGACAGCGGCGCCATCAACGTGCTGTTCGACCACGTCGACGGCGTCGACATCGTGGCGCACCCGGATCTGATGGCCGTGTTGAAGATCAGCGGGCTCAGCGACGTCGGGTCCGTTCGCTCCGCGCCGTGA
- the ligD gene encoding non-homologous end-joining DNA ligase yields MSGGEQRAGVELTNLDQQLGPDAGATKRDLIDYLDAIADRMLPGLAHRPLTVLRVLRGREAFMQKNVPKYTPEWVATVPVWAEASHREIRYALCNDRRTLLWLANQRAIEYHPALGLAEDIYRPTHLIIDLDPPTADDFPAVVAVAHLVRRVLDDCGLQGAVKTSGSRGLHVFVPIDDSAPVDDVAAATRAIAARAEALDPDIATTAFIVDDRGGRVFVDSTRSGGATVVAAYSPRWRPGLPVSFPVAWSDLGRIQPGDFTVHTAVGLADARESWTEAMPSAQRLPTDLIEQGRTIPVARVAAMHEGKRRARARRAESGAPD; encoded by the coding sequence ATGAGCGGCGGGGAGCAGCGCGCCGGTGTCGAGTTGACCAACCTCGACCAGCAACTCGGACCGGACGCCGGGGCGACCAAGCGCGACCTGATCGACTATCTCGACGCCATCGCGGACAGGATGCTGCCCGGCCTGGCGCACCGGCCCCTGACGGTGTTGCGGGTGCTGCGGGGCCGAGAAGCGTTCATGCAGAAGAACGTGCCGAAGTACACCCCCGAGTGGGTGGCGACGGTCCCGGTCTGGGCGGAGGCCTCGCACCGCGAGATCCGGTACGCGCTGTGCAACGATCGCCGCACGCTGCTGTGGTTGGCCAATCAGCGGGCCATCGAGTACCACCCGGCGTTGGGACTGGCCGAGGACATCTACCGGCCAACGCACCTGATCATCGATCTCGATCCGCCCACGGCCGACGATTTCCCGGCGGTCGTCGCGGTGGCCCACCTGGTGCGACGCGTGCTCGACGACTGTGGCCTGCAGGGTGCGGTCAAGACCAGCGGATCGCGGGGCCTGCACGTGTTCGTGCCGATCGACGATTCCGCGCCCGTCGATGACGTGGCGGCGGCGACACGGGCGATCGCGGCGCGGGCCGAGGCCCTCGATCCCGACATCGCCACCACCGCGTTCATCGTCGATGACCGCGGCGGTCGGGTCTTCGTCGACTCCACGCGGTCCGGTGGCGCGACGGTCGTCGCCGCGTACAGTCCACGCTGGCGACCGGGCCTGCCGGTGTCGTTTCCAGTGGCGTGGTCGGACCTGGGCCGGATCCAGCCGGGCGACTTCACGGTGCACACCGCTGTAGGCCTCGCCGACGCACGCGAGTCGTGGACGGAGGCGATGCCGTCGGCGCAGCGACTGCCCACCGACCTGATCGAGCAGGGCCGCACCATCCCGGTCGCACGGGTCGCCGCCATGCATGAAGGGAAGCGCCGGGCCAGGGCACGTCGCGCCGAGTCAGGTGCCCCGGACTGA